accaaaagtccaaaaccctTGCTGGTGCTTTCACGGTTTCACCAAAATAAGCATTCAATATTGCATCTTGATGAAAGAATTCCATATGTTTTACTACCAAGTACTATGAACTTAAAAGATTTGGAATCAACAGAGTGAGAGTGCGGTGCACTCTTAATTTGGTTTTAGAAAAATTGAGTTTATTGATCTGAAATGAGAGTGATCTTTTCCATCACTCAGCACGTTTGAGATTTTACGACTTCAAGTTGCTATTCTGCACACATTTCTCTGCATAATCACAAAGAGTGATAAACTCATCTGCACGTCGATGTTTGTTTGGTCATCAATGCTTCTCACATGAACAGAACATTTCAACAAGTGGCGTGTACAAGTTTGTTTGTTACTAAAGAGTGATAATTCTCAAACACTTTTTATTCGAATGTGCAATTACAATGAATAACAATCTTAATAGACACGaaaggaaaaacaacaaaacgaAAATCCAGCAAATAAAGTAGTACGGAATTACTACTTAAACACAAATGATATTTTCAAACCATAGTAGAAGTAGAACAACATTCTACTACTCAAAAGTCAAGACATGGAAGGAGAAATCTGACTACAAATTACCTGATGGTAACTAAAGCTGTTTTACGAGCCTCGCATTTAAGTAATTAAACCATCAAACTTGGTCTAATTACCTGATGGTAAGCCTAAGGCTGTTTTACTATGCCCCGGTAAAAGAACAATTTTCGCGTAAAAAactacaaaagaaaaacaaacccgCTTTACATATATCACTTCAATGTGGAGAGTGGAGAATAGAAAACACAAGAACAGTGTATTCAAATGGCATCTGCTCTTGCCTTCTCTCTGAATTCTCATCTGCTTTTGGTTCCTCCTTCAATTTCCTTAACTCCTTTGCTAGCTCCACATATTTCAACAgtttcttcatcatcagcaaCCAAAACCCATCACTTGAAGCTCAAGCACTCACCCAGAGCGTCTGCTGAAGGTAACTTTCTCCTCTTGTGAAACTTCCAATTTCAGAATGAAATGGACGTTTTTGGTGATGGGTTTCTGCTATATTCAGTGTCCAGAGCTAAATTTTGGTGCTTTCTGGTCATTTGTGGGTGCTGGTTTGCTGTAGTTAatatttgtattttcttttgtgTATTGGTGCATGTTGTTTTagttgttaaaagaaaaaaagaagaagaaagtgttAATTGGAGTTCCTCCATTGCTAATCTCTATGTTGAGATTGAGTTTGTTCAACAATGTTTCTCATTACTTCTTTTACTTTCCTCAATTATACTTCCTGCTTACTTTTTTGCTTATGTTTACTTTTCTCTGCAATTTTTACAGGAGTTCCCAGTGAATTGGGTGAAGATTCCAAATTCGTTCCTCTTAATGCTGAAAGTATGATATTTGGTCCACCTGTAAGTTGTGGTCAGTTTCGCTCCAGTTATCAGAAATGTTTCCTGTCATTGCTTCTACCTTAACATGTCCTCCTTAGAACTCTTATCTAAGGAAACAAATGAATGACTTTGAGTAACAAAAGCTTTTGAAATCGATAAAGTTGCCTACTTTAGTTTTAGCCATTTGTTAACTGTGGTCATAATGAATTTTCTAGTATTTGAAAGAATATTGTTTTTTACATAAACTTGGATAGTACATGTATATCCAGGATTTATCAATGAAATGATACTTGTTCTGGAGATTAACATAAGGACTAAGGTTAAAGGTTCAGACCTTTTGTTTTTCAGGCTTTGTTATTGTTGGGCTTTGAAGTGGAGGAAGCTGCGACGGTAACTTTTTATTCCCTATTGTACTTTTCTATTCATGAATCTGGTTGACTAGTTACTatgattttgtttctttgacTGGGGAAATTTTATAATCACTTCAGTTGCCCCTTTTCCAATTTCTAAATTATTCAGTAAATACTTGATAGATTATGAAGTTGTTGTACTTCTGCTGTAAAGAATGGACTTCTACTTCAACTTGTCTACTGAAACCATTCCTGCACGAGAGAAGTTTATACTAGTTTCAGTAGCTTATATGCTGAAGCAATCCTATTATGTCtttgaaactgaaatttttgaaatgaaCCAAACTTTTAAATATTACTCACTTTCACCTTCCCATAAAGCACAGAGCAGAGATTTGAGCCTTCAACTCAGAAAGTAGATAGTTTTTGTCTCTATAAAGGGTTAACGTGTAGAGTGAAACGTACGAACATTGGTTCTGGCTCATGGTGCTCACCATATTCTCTTGTGTTTCTTGGTGCAGGTACAAGATTTTCTGAAACAGATAGGAGGTGATTTCCTCAAGGTAACTTTACATATTATCAGCAGTTCATTTTCTATCTACAAAAGAACAGAATAGAGGCAATTTTTCTTGTCAGGGACCTAAGACCGAAGATCGTTTGTCAATCTTAACTTCAATAAAGGATTTACTGATTGCATAGTGAAATTGTTTAAACATTATTTTGGCTCATTGTCATGTGTTATCAACTTATCACTAATGGAATTTTATGGGTGGTGGACTCTTATCTATCATGCCTTCCCATTTGAGTAGAATACTAATCATCATTATCATTCTTGTTGTGTAGGTTATTTATTGTACTGAAGACATGATCACTCGTTCACTTTGGGAAGCAATGAATACAATCCAACCCAATTTGGAGGAAGTGAAGGTCAAATTTTCTTCTTACTAATGACTATTTCTTGCTCAAACCATTTTGATTTAGAACGTTTATGATTCACATATGGGTATGTGTTCCTTGCTGTGCTCATCACACATGTTCTAGTTGTTAGATCAATGATGATAACGTGATATGGATTTGACCACCATAGGAACTAAACGATTCCACCTTTCCGATACTAAGTTAGATTTTACAACTATTCCATAGTTTTCTCGTTGCTTAAAGAGTTTCTAAAGCATCAATTTGCAAAACCTTTTaacatttttttagttttgtgcAAAATTGACCAACACAAGATGCAGTTATAGTTTTTCAGTTCAGTGGATTTTGGGCAGGAGGCTGTTTTCTGTATCACCATATTCCCCAATTTGTTAAGTCCTAACTTACAGGTATAGTCTGGAATAATTGTGGTATGTCCTGCTCTGCAGATTGCTAAGCCGCTGCCGCGAATCTGTTTCTTATCTGGTCTTAGTGGGGAAGAGATGATGATGTTGATTGATGATTTTCCAGAGACAGGTGCCTTATCCATCCCATAGCAAGTTATCTTTTGGCATCATGATTAGATTGCTAACTTCGACCTCAAAAAAGAAATAGTAATTTCAACAAAGCTTATAGATTCATGAGTTCATAGTTGTGCATTTAATTGAATAAGTTTGTAGGACTGTACGAGtaaacttaattttttttttaagaatctCAAATATATGTTTTTCTTTAGCCTGAAAATATACTTTTCAAGCAATTCAGATCAACTGTAATACTCAACAGTTAATTACTGTGTTATAGATTTCCCAACCGCCTAATTAATTGGATGTCACTATATGTTTAATTTCCTTCCCCTTCTGCTCATCAATGCTCATCAATATGAAAACTCCTTTACTGAAGATAACCCATTATCCCTCGAGTACTATTAGTCATTTTCTTATGCGTGACTGGAATTGCTCCTTTGGGTTTGTACAGGACTTGAACCAGCTGTTTTTGCAGCTCTTGTTCCCAACAGCGCTGAGAAACCGATAGAGGAGTTGATAGACGAGATTATGGCAGATCATGAAATGATAGTGAGTAATATTCTTGCTCCATTCATATAAGTATGCAGAAAATCATCTCTCTCATCTGATCTATTATACTTTCTTATTTCCATATAGACCAAGAAAATGGAAGAGGGCATAGGCAAATCCgataaatgatggaattttgTTGCTGTGGTTGAGACTCTAAGTTATGCCAATTCTAGATAAAATCTAGTTTCCAGAAAAAGCAATGTAATAGTAGAGAGGGAAGTTTCGTTACACTAACAAAGTCTTCACTGGGACTTTCACAATTGTGTCTGCACTACGCAAGCCTACACTGAACTGATATGTACAGCAGTTGCAAGCATACACTACTGATATGTGACTTGCATCTGCAAGGGCTATGTGTTTTTTGTATTGTTCTTTGTTAAATAAATTTATCAATAATGATTTAGATTCGATGAATGTGAGGATATCATCCTATCACATATAACTCGAACAAAGGTCAAGTCTTGCTTTCCATGTGATATTAGCACACTGTATATTTCATAGCACAAGAT
This portion of the Rosa chinensis cultivar Old Blush chromosome 1, RchiOBHm-V2, whole genome shotgun sequence genome encodes:
- the LOC112174455 gene encoding uncharacterized protein LOC112174455 isoform X1, which encodes MASALAFSLNSHLLLVPPSISLTPLLAPHISTVSSSSATKTHHLKLKHSPRASAEGVPSELGEDSKFVPLNAESMIFGPPALLLLGFEVEEAATVQDFLKQIGGDFLKVIYCTEDMITRSLWEAMNTIQPNLEEVKIAKPLPRICFLSGLSGEEMMMLIDDFPETGLEPAVFAALVPNSAEKPIEELIDEIMADHEMITKKMEEGIGKSDK
- the LOC112174455 gene encoding uncharacterized protein LOC112174455 isoform X2, whose product is MASALAFSLNSHLLLVPPSISLTPLLAPHISTVSSSSATKTHHLKLKHSPRASAEGVPSELGEDSKFVPLNAESMIFGPPALLLLGFEVEEAATVQDFLKQIGGDFLKVIYCTEDMITRSLWEAMNTIQPNLEEVKIAKPLPRICFLSGLSGEEMMMLIDDFPETGLEPAVFAALVPNSAEKPIEELIDEIMADHEMIVNQENGRGHRQIR